The Triticum aestivum cultivar Chinese Spring chromosome 5A, IWGSC CS RefSeq v2.1, whole genome shotgun sequence genomic sequence CACCAGCTGAATGGTATAGACAGAGGATACTGGTATGGGGGTACAAAAAATCCACAGTCAAGAGCAAAAAACAATTATAAACCAAGGGGAGATTTGAGCTTCGACTATATGCCTCAAAAATCTGCTGAAGCCCACTATAAGTCTTGCCTACCATGGGCAACATCGAGAAATGCAGTAAATAAAGTTTATAAAAGATTGTTGAGGACCAAACCTCATTGAATTGCCATAATGGTAGACCGACACGTAAGATGAAGATTGGAAATTGCGCTGAGGTATAACCCCGGCCTTGGCTGGCAACCATGCTAGTATTGTTAGACTTGGCAGACAACCTTGTTCGCATGGATTCAAAAGAAGGAACTATTGAAGAAAACAATGTTTTCTCTGATGATGCCATGGAGCCGCGCCGACAAACAACACGAATAATCAATCCGTTGTCCGCTAAGAACAATGGTGATAGAAACACCAAAGCTCGTAGGTAACACTGCACCAAGCGCCACCGAGACGGGATTGGAGTCGAAGTACTATTATTCGAGATAACGTCATCACCGTCGGAGCAACCGATGCTACTGATGTTGATGACAGTACCGTGGTTCTATTTTTGTATTAGAGGTGGGGCGTGGTGAAACCATCAGAGGTTGGATATGGGCTCTAGACCCTTTACAATGAAAACATATGTTCTaaatactagatgataccccatgCGTTGTTGTGAAAATTCgttgcaatatatttcaataaGTTTGGAATGTGAAACATATTGGCTAGTACTATGAGAAATAAATCTAAAAATACACATGACTGATTGTATTTATTTATTGTATCATGTAAAATATTTATTGAGTATAAGTAGCATAATAGTTTTTCATGCATGGTTGCATGCTGAGGTGAAACTTTTCCCATGCATGATGCATGTTAAGGTGAACATTTTTTCATGTATAGGCGTATGTTGATGTGGCATGCTTGTATGTTAAGATAAATAAATTAAATTAGTGGAGATCACCTACTTAGTTATATAAGATTTCCACAACAACGGAGAGTCGAACGTCATCACGGGATGTTCAACACGTCGTACGCATGCACGTGCCACAGAGACATTGTAGTAGAGGCCGATGGCGCCTAGACGTGGCAAGCCAAAGCCGTAGAATTCCCGCTCCACCACATACCTATTCGCGTCGCCGCCGTTGATGATGCTGCATCGCCGACCAAGCCGTCAGCCAGCCTCCGAACAGCAGCTGGACCACCAGTCCACCACTGCCAGATCAGGGGAGGTGCCGATGTAGTATATGTGATGGAAAATAATTATAAATAACAAACAGGAGACGATAGTAAACTACTATGATCAATATGCAATGCAACTGCAAAATTTGTAGATTGAAGATGTGCACGCATCATTTGATAATGAACTGTTTATATTTATCAACTAGCTCTTTGAAAACGATGATTGTACACCTGAGTGCACAAATAGCACTGGGATTACAACACGAACATCACCCGTACGTAAAACTCGCTCCTAGCGAGCTATAAGCCTTGCTATTGCCGGAACAGGATTGAAAAAACCTGTTCGATCGACGCTAACTAGGCCATTAGTTAGGTTATTCTAAGAAAATACATATACGTACTTCACAGTTCACACTCTTCGACAAAATTTTATTTTCCCAAGTGGCACCTGCATTCCTCTATAGCCAGAGGGCACCTGCATTCCTCAGCATTGGGACTAGCTCGCCGCTGAGATGCATGGACATGACCCTGTTTGTCCCGCCGACAAGCTTCCCGCCGATGAACACCACTGGAACAGACGGGCCTTTTCCGAGCATCTTGAGGAGAGCTCTCTCCATCTCCTTTCCCCTGGGGTCTTGGTCTAGCTCGTGCACCAGTGCATTGACACCCAGGTCGCAGAAGAGCCGCGCCACGGTGTGGCACATGCAGCAGGAGCTCAGGGTGAAGATCACCACCGCTCTCTCCGACACCAGCTTCATCACGCGATCCATCTGCCTTCTAAATAAGTTCTTCTAATGGGTTATGTGTGTGCTTGCACGGATCTCTAAGCCTGCTTTGCTTTGAAGTTTAAAGAGGACTTTGAAATGTGATGGAGCCTTTGAGTAGCTCTAGCTAGTTGTTGCTGCCTTGTGTTGTGCCAAAGAGGAAATCTGGATGGTTTGCTAGCAGAGGGGTGGCTTCCTTTTATAGAGCTACAAAAGGGAAGTGTTTCTTTCTATGCACTAGCTAGGGTGTccttcatgcatgcatgggttggAATATCCAGTGCAAGTAAGATCAGGAAGTGTTTGGAACAGACCAGTGTGATCTAGCAGCCATCTTtaacattgcacaaagagcaatTTGGATTTCCCTAGAAAAAATAAATGAAAGCTCCTAGCTAGCATAGCATGCCTGGCATTGGCGTCATTGGTTTGTTCAAAAGCATATTGGTTGGTACCCAAGAGGAGATCAGATTAGATAATGCACGCGTGGAACCGTGTTGGTTCTGATCAACATGGAGCCAAACACGCGACTGGAATAATCCGATCGATTTTGTAAGTGTTGACCTAGCTAGAGGGAATCTCGTATATATGCCTATGGAGAGGTCCTGCTTTTGAAATCAATCTATCTATTGGCTGTTTTTAAGCTTGCACGTACTACATGCAGGCAACTACTTAATCATCAGGAGAACTAATTAAGACTTGGAAGGGGTGGTCAATCTTATAATTGGCTCATGCATACTATCAGTGCATCGGGTAGAAATCCGGAAAGTAAGAAGGTCGGAATATGAATCTCATCATCGATATTGTCCTCATGCATACTATCTCAAAACGCCCAAGCCAATGGGATGAAATTTCAGTACGAAATTCCAAGGCAGATTTTCCCCCCTTTTTTCAAGATTTCTCTCCTCGTTTgagttttcaaaaaggaaagcagaAAAGCAATTCATGTGTTTACAAACAGATGAACAACTTGGTCCTTGTCGGTTTTTACTTTTTACTTAACAAAGAGCACTAAAAAAAGATTTTTACTTAACAACCTAGGTCACTCTTTTCTACTTAATTGCCCATTTTTTCAGGGACTCGTTTCTACTTAATTGAAAGGCAGTGCTCCTGTCAGTTTCACGAAAGTATAGATGAACAGAAGCTTGCAATGGTGAAAACGTGTCGATGATGTGCGACAACAAGAACCGTATCAACAATGACGCGGAATGCCGATATGGTACGGCCAATACTTTGCTTGTAAGGAAACCTCAGGCTCACCTTGTTTCTGGTTAACCGGCGATGAGTCGCCACAGGTTCAGAGAATAGCATCGTCGACAGAGCTCTCAATCTCTCATCACTCACACTGCCTTATCTGCAAGCACAGAATATGTCCAACTTGCCTGCTTTTTCTCTCAAGATTTAGCTGCTTGGGCTTTGAGAAACGCCCATCACCGTCATCGGCCTGGCCGTATCAGATATGAGGCGCCGCGATACCGACGACGGTGCCATCCTTGCTTTTTCTTTGACATCCTCACCGAATCGGTCCTCCTACAAAGCTCTGCCGAAGCAAGGAAAGtacggagagagggagagagaggtgcTGCATGTGGCACCACACAGTTGCTACATGTATGGTGGTACAAGCATCTACATAAAGTCAGATATATATTACCAGggtgtttttttcaaaaaaaccaaATCTGCAGTTTTAACGCATGACGCAAACATCCGGGCACTTAAGAATGGAATATATGTCTTGATAGAGATATCCTTTATCCTCTAGATTTGCCTTGATGCTCTTCACCTGGAAAGAAAAGGCTAGTGTTATGTAGTGGCAATCTCCATAGCTAGCTCCTCAAGGATCTTATGGTTCTTCATCAATTCTTGGCTCCTCACCCTCTCAAGGGCTAGCCTTGGCTCCTGCAAGAAGAATGTGTAGTGCAGCTCTTCAGATCAATCTAGCACGTTACCCGACATTGCCGAAAAAGGATAAATTCTCAAGTATATATGTGTAGCACGCTGACAGAAAGAGCACCGCTACATTTTATCTACAACTGAATATGCCAGAGATGCAGCAAATACTTTTGAAATGCTACTGGAGAGGTGTGGAAGCGCCTAGTAGTACATTTGAACAGTACTGTAAAACCACGTCAGTTATTTCCGaacagttcaaatttgaagtaaaaccacgtcagttattttcaaacggagggagtactcgatTCTTATTCTTTGCCAAATTGACATGTGGATCACGAAGACCTAACCTAGCTACTGTACATTGCTGATGCACATATGCCAGCCTTGAGGTGCCAACACCTAAGAGGATCTTATTCCTTGGCTCTTTATTATTGTTTGATAAGCCTAGCTAGCTTGTTGATTACCTGGAACCCTAAGAACAACCAATATCATCCATGTGTAGTAAGTGTGCAGTCTCATCAGATCCTAACATATCACATTCTATCCTTCATCCTTGAACGACATTCTACCCAGTTTTTAAGGATTTAGATTCCAGTTTTGGACATGGACAGAAACTGATGCCTACTGGTAATAGCTGTGTCTATCATCACTCAAATGAATCGCCATCCTTTCATCTTCACCTTCGCCTTGAGAGAATCCTATTTTGCATGATTTTCTCCTTGAAATTCCAACCCAAGGAGAGCGATGCATGGCTTTTGTTGTCACGGAGGATGGAAAATGACAAGCATGGAAAAGGAATACAGGATATCAGGATGCATACTAGAATAATGATGAAAACCAAACCTCAACACAGCAGGCTCAAAAGGTTTGGTGTAAAAATCTAATAAACTTCTCTCAAATTGTGAGAATAACACAATCAGGGACCTGACAACAGCAGCGTACACACAATTCCCATGGATTACAGCAGCTCAGAATTCAACTCCTGGGGAATATAGCATATGCTGGGCTTCATCCACGGTGGTACAGAGTAATGGTGCTGTATTACAGATTTAAGACAGACTTCCAAGTAATCAAGCAACGCTGTTCGCAGCAATACACTAGTAGCTGACGATTCAAGAGATGAATTGAATCTTGGTAGAATGGTAAAGCGGCAAAGGCCCAGGGATGGGGCTGACACTAGACGGGCAATGCCGCGAAACAATGCTTCTTCTATGGGTATGGTTCTGGCATTGGTTGCACAGACCAGGTGATACACCAGTATGATGTATTCTCTACAGGAGGTTGTCTTAAGATGAGTCTGTTGTCGACGGAGAACTGCTTCCTGATAAATCTGCAGGCCGCGACGTCGATCTAGTGTTGTATGAGTTGCAATGGCTGCACTTATGGCCAATCACGTGGAAGTCCACTTCTGAGACTTTGTTGCAGTCATTGCAAAGAACCCAAACCTGGAAATTTTAGCACAAGGGCAAAAACCACTGTTAGCCTGACTCAGCTACTAGATCCACacaaaaatactccctctgttcctaaatataagatgttttagcaTTTTTCTGATTCACATGTATCTAAACCCATTTTGATGTGTATGTTCACCAATTTCAATCCGCATAGTAGTCTACATTGAAattatctaaaacatcttatatttaggaacggagggactatATGACTAATGTGTGACAGTTGGCATGACAATGGTCGTCTCATATCTTCAAAGGTTCAGATAGATCAAAAACACAATATGGGCCTATTCGGTTTGGAGGATTTTCATAGGAAACACATAggaacaaggattccagaggaaaatttcctatagatgcattcggtttgtaggaaatGTGTACAGAAATATCGTAGGAATACTATTCATTTCCTCTGTTTTTGGAGGAAATtacacatccactcaaagctcattttACGCGTAGGAACGAGGCGAGTCAAATCCTTAGGATGGCAAGTGCCATGCTATAAAATTCCTATACTAGTTCTAATTCCTACATCATgaaatcctccaaaccgaatgagcccTATAATGGAACTTCCACCATTCGATGCTCATTTTCTGTGAGAAAGCTAATTTGTCAATAAAATAAGTGGCAGAAAATGGTTTCCGGGTGATTCTGAAAGTATGGCTAGTGAAGATGGTTTTGAATGTAGTATATATCAATGAGCAACATAACATTGGCTCGTGCACTAGCACAAACCAGTTTGGCAATGTAAGCTATGTCTGATTGGACTAAATAGTTCAATCACAAGAGAATACCTTGTAACGATATACAGGAGGCATAATTGTTGCTTCAATCTACAAAAGGAAAAGCAACTCATTATTGAAGCAAGCTCAAAAATATATCTAAATATTAAAAGCTGTCCAGAGCATCAATGCATCACAAAGTCAGAATACAATGAATATTTGTTGAGTGATTGTTGTAATGCACATGTCTGACATTTAGAAAATAAACGTTATACCTCTTGATCCAACATGCCCCAGTGAACTGTCATGTCAAGAGCTGTCTTAGAGCATATTGGACAAGTGTATCTGCAGCATCATAAGCCAATAAATAGTTACAACAGAAGCAACATCGGAGAGATTTTTAAAAAAAAAAGGAATAAGTGGGTACACATATATCTCCATGTTAACGCAAGTGGAAGGATTACTTATTATGGTCCACCATCTCAGCGAAACAGTCCATGTGCATCGTGTGTCCACAGTTTAGAACTCTTGTTCCTTTTAATGAATCAAATAGATACTGCACAGAAAATTTCACTATAAACATCTCAATAGTTCCAATAAGTGGAACAGTACAAGTTCCTGATGTTACCTCATAACAGATTGGGCAGTTCTGTCTCATTGAATCCTCCACACACTGATGGTTATCACGCAATGCAACAGCGTAACATGACCCTATTTATTGCAGAACAAATAGTTACGAAATTGAACATATTGATATTAGTATTACTAGAATTCATCCTGCACATCATATGTACCGTCGGCAGATTTAAATACAAGTGAACAAAGATAACTTTTTAATTTACACATTCTTTATTGGTAAATTTTCTATAACCTAGACATTACATGACTAGGACTAGATAGTGGACAAACTGTAAACAAATAGGCTCATGAGATCATCGTCAGCTGTTTC encodes the following:
- the LOC123102632 gene encoding E3 ubiquitin-protein ligase MIEL1, whose amino-acid sequence is MGGTHFADDDLAHEATGDGDVGRRDVGKMEHGCEHYRRRCKIVAPCCKEVFPCRHCHNDATALGDRHNICRQDVEKVVCVLCDTEQPVSQVCVRCGVNMGEYFCDVCKFYDDDTEKGQYHCHDCGICRVGGKENYFHCAKCGSCYAVALRDNHQCVEDSMRQNCPICYEYLFDSLKGTRVLNCGHTMHMDCFAEMVDHNKYTCPICSKTALDMTVHWGMLDQEIEATIMPPVYRYKVWVLCNDCNKVSEVDFHVIGHKCSHCNSYNTRSTSRPADLSGSSSPSTTDSS
- the LOC123106708 gene encoding putative glutaredoxin-C14, which codes for MDRVMKLVSERAVVIFTLSSCCMCHTVARLFCDLGVNALVHELDQDPRGKEMERALLKMLGKGPSVPVVFIGGKLVGGTNRVMSMHLSGELVPMLRNAGALWL